The following are encoded together in the Caretta caretta isolate rCarCar2 chromosome 17, rCarCar1.hap1, whole genome shotgun sequence genome:
- the SUMF2 gene encoding inactive C-alpha-formylglycine-generating enzyme 2 isoform X1, whose translation MLPCSSAGRVQLALLLGTCVLGSSSSLQVFEDDGNMVQLPGGKFQMGANSPDGKNEGPLQEVTVKSFGIDKYPVTNRDFREFVREKKYKTEAEAFGWSFVFEDFVSEELKKKVTQKLESAPWWLPIDNAFWRQPAGPGSGIKTKLDYPVLHVSWNDAQAYCKWKGKRLPTEAEWEFAARGGLESRVYPWGNKFQPNRTNLWQGIFPKIDTAEDGYHGVSPVNAFSPQNNYGLYDLLGNTWEWTASEYQPHGPVSRQRAQKMHVLRGASWIDTVDGSANHKALVTTRMGNTPDSASDNLGFRCAAHILSRKTESKTEL comes from the exons ATGCTACCCTGCTCCTCTGCTGGGAGAGTGCAGCTGGCTCTCCTGTTAGGCACCTGTGTGTTAGGGAGCAGCTCCAGTCTGCAAG TTTTTGAAGATGATGGAAACATGGTACAACTGCCTGGCGGGAAGTTCCAAATGGGAGCAAATTCACCTGACGGTAAAAATGAAGGGCCTCTCCAGGAAGTGACAGTGAAGTCATTTGGTATTGACAAATATCCTGTCACCAACCGGGATTTCAG GGAGTTTGTTCgagaaaagaaatataaaactgaAGCAGAAGCCTTCGGCTGGAGCTTTGTCTTTGAGGATTTTGTATCCGAAGAGCTGAAAAAGAAAGTGACCCAAAAACTGGAG tCTGCCCCTTGGTGGTTGCCGATTGACAATGCATTTTGGCGACAG CCAGCAGGTCCAGGATCTGGGATAAAAACCAAGCTGGACTACCCCGTGCTACACGTGAGCTGGAATGATGCACAGGCATACTGCAAGTGGAAAGGGAAGAGACTCCCTACTGAGGCAGAGTGGGAATTTGCTGCAAGGGGAGGACTAGAGA GCAGAGTATATCCTTGGGGGAACAAATTTCAACCAAATCGTACAAATCTCTGGCAG GGAATCTTCCCAAAGATTGATACGGCAGAAGATGGTTACCATGGTGTTTCCCCAGTGAACGCATTCTCTCCTCAGAACAACTATG GGCTCTATGACCTGTTAGGAAACACCTGGGAATGGACTGCATCAGAGTATCAACCTCATGGACCTGTATCAAGGCAGCGTGCCCAGAAAATGCACGTCCTGCGAGGTGCATCTTGGATTGACACAGTGGACGGATCGGCCAATCACAAAGCTCTTGTTACTACTAG GATGGGAAACACACCAGACTCTGCCTCAGATAACCTGGGTTTCCGCTGTGCTGCCCACATCCTGAGTCGGAAAACGGAGAGTAAAACAGAGCTGTGA
- the SUMF2 gene encoding inactive C-alpha-formylglycine-generating enzyme 2 isoform X3, which translates to MLPCSSAGRVQLALLLGTCVLGSSSSLQVFEDDGNMVQLPGGKFQMGANSPDGKNEGPLQEVTVKSFGIDKYPVTNRDFREFVREKKYKTEAEAFGWSFVFEDFVSEELKKKVTQKLESAPWWLPIDNAFWRQGIFPKIDTAEDGYHGVSPVNAFSPQNNYGLYDLLGNTWEWTASEYQPHGPVSRQRAQKMHVLRGASWIDTVDGSANHKALVTTRMGNTPDSASDNLGFRCAAHILSRKTESKTEL; encoded by the exons ATGCTACCCTGCTCCTCTGCTGGGAGAGTGCAGCTGGCTCTCCTGTTAGGCACCTGTGTGTTAGGGAGCAGCTCCAGTCTGCAAG TTTTTGAAGATGATGGAAACATGGTACAACTGCCTGGCGGGAAGTTCCAAATGGGAGCAAATTCACCTGACGGTAAAAATGAAGGGCCTCTCCAGGAAGTGACAGTGAAGTCATTTGGTATTGACAAATATCCTGTCACCAACCGGGATTTCAG GGAGTTTGTTCgagaaaagaaatataaaactgaAGCAGAAGCCTTCGGCTGGAGCTTTGTCTTTGAGGATTTTGTATCCGAAGAGCTGAAAAAGAAAGTGACCCAAAAACTGGAG tCTGCCCCTTGGTGGTTGCCGATTGACAATGCATTTTGGCGACAG GGAATCTTCCCAAAGATTGATACGGCAGAAGATGGTTACCATGGTGTTTCCCCAGTGAACGCATTCTCTCCTCAGAACAACTATG GGCTCTATGACCTGTTAGGAAACACCTGGGAATGGACTGCATCAGAGTATCAACCTCATGGACCTGTATCAAGGCAGCGTGCCCAGAAAATGCACGTCCTGCGAGGTGCATCTTGGATTGACACAGTGGACGGATCGGCCAATCACAAAGCTCTTGTTACTACTAG GATGGGAAACACACCAGACTCTGCCTCAGATAACCTGGGTTTCCGCTGTGCTGCCCACATCCTGAGTCGGAAAACGGAGAGTAAAACAGAGCTGTGA
- the SUMF2 gene encoding inactive C-alpha-formylglycine-generating enzyme 2 isoform X2 — protein sequence MLYWITTSLIVFEDDGNMVQLPGGKFQMGANSPDGKNEGPLQEVTVKSFGIDKYPVTNRDFREFVREKKYKTEAEAFGWSFVFEDFVSEELKKKVTQKLESAPWWLPIDNAFWRQPAGPGSGIKTKLDYPVLHVSWNDAQAYCKWKGKRLPTEAEWEFAARGGLESRVYPWGNKFQPNRTNLWQGIFPKIDTAEDGYHGVSPVNAFSPQNNYGLYDLLGNTWEWTASEYQPHGPVSRQRAQKMHVLRGASWIDTVDGSANHKALVTTRMGNTPDSASDNLGFRCAAHILSRKTESKTEL from the exons ATGTTATATTGGATCACAACATCTCTCATAGTTTTTGAAGATGATGGAAACATGGTACAACTGCCTGGCGGGAAGTTCCAAATGGGAGCAAATTCACCTGACGGTAAAAATGAAGGGCCTCTCCAGGAAGTGACAGTGAAGTCATTTGGTATTGACAAATATCCTGTCACCAACCGGGATTTCAG GGAGTTTGTTCgagaaaagaaatataaaactgaAGCAGAAGCCTTCGGCTGGAGCTTTGTCTTTGAGGATTTTGTATCCGAAGAGCTGAAAAAGAAAGTGACCCAAAAACTGGAG tCTGCCCCTTGGTGGTTGCCGATTGACAATGCATTTTGGCGACAG CCAGCAGGTCCAGGATCTGGGATAAAAACCAAGCTGGACTACCCCGTGCTACACGTGAGCTGGAATGATGCACAGGCATACTGCAAGTGGAAAGGGAAGAGACTCCCTACTGAGGCAGAGTGGGAATTTGCTGCAAGGGGAGGACTAGAGA GCAGAGTATATCCTTGGGGGAACAAATTTCAACCAAATCGTACAAATCTCTGGCAG GGAATCTTCCCAAAGATTGATACGGCAGAAGATGGTTACCATGGTGTTTCCCCAGTGAACGCATTCTCTCCTCAGAACAACTATG GGCTCTATGACCTGTTAGGAAACACCTGGGAATGGACTGCATCAGAGTATCAACCTCATGGACCTGTATCAAGGCAGCGTGCCCAGAAAATGCACGTCCTGCGAGGTGCATCTTGGATTGACACAGTGGACGGATCGGCCAATCACAAAGCTCTTGTTACTACTAG GATGGGAAACACACCAGACTCTGCCTCAGATAACCTGGGTTTCCGCTGTGCTGCCCACATCCTGAGTCGGAAAACGGAGAGTAAAACAGAGCTGTGA